In Papaver somniferum cultivar HN1 chromosome 1, ASM357369v1, whole genome shotgun sequence, a genomic segment contains:
- the LOC113284790 gene encoding uncharacterized protein LOC113284790: MSDSVDWSLSYSRADFLLKLQRGLESYNSSVDKCPFLKFDSIRIVFDPVKKIDVLRSGNYVYELILGVWYCFEVLFEYLYMFLFGINGDSGNASMLVGKIMQLECAPRDKLILHSTRNNKPGNEWSLRGQESLKRVVGIKKMFVKTNGSGLKWVFMLILGSPSLIICGSNAGSSNKVESYEWGWGILNRVVKAEEMSVDGALPCTQRVQDNIETRRVKDVIARVMRALYKEDYTINLQLRCVLLVQRMLILVTAQHLARWWRDKMHSSRVAMLVKAQGFHSSLLNHGDGLAYYMMKYFTQEVRTSRLNL; encoded by the coding sequence ATGTCTGACAGTGTAGATTGGAGTTTGAGCTATAGCAGAGCTGATTTTCTTCTAAAACTTCAAAGGGGTCTGGAGAGTTACAATTCTTCTGTTGATAAATGTCCCTTCCTTAAATTCGATTCTATTCGCATTGTGTTTGATCCGGTAAAGAAAATTGATGTACTAAGAAGTGGGAATTATGTATATGAGCTAATTCTGGGAGTCTGGTACTGTTTTGAAGTGCTATTTGAGTATTTGTATATGTTTTTGTTTGGTATAAATGGTGATAGTGGAAATGCTAGTATGCTGGTTGGTAAAATAATGCAGCTAGAATGTGCTCCTAGGGATAAACTGATACTCCATTCGACAAGGAACAACAAGCCTGGTAATGAATGGAGTTTACGTGGCCAGGAATCCCTTAAAAGGGTAGTGGGAATCAAAAAGATGTTTGTAAAGACAAATGGTagtggtttaaaatgggttttcaTGCTAATACTTGGGTCACCAAGCCTTATCATTTGTGGCAGTAATGCTGGGAGTTCCAACAAAGTGGAATCATATGAATGGGGATGGGGTATCTTGAACAGAGTCGTAAAAGCTGAGGAAATGAGTGTTGATGGTGCTCTACCTTGTACTCAAAGGGTTCAAGACAATATTGAAACAAGAAGGGTTAAAGATGTGATTGCAAGAGTTATGAGAGCTCTGTATAAAGAAGATTATACTATAAACTTGCAGTTGAGATGTGTTTTACTTGTTCAGCGTATGCTTATTTTGGTCACTGCTCAACATCTAGCACGTTGGTGGCGGGACAAAATGCATTCTAGCAGAGTAGCAATGTTAGTTAAAGCCCAAGGATTTCATAGTAGTCTCCTGAACCACGGTGATGGACTTGCGTATTATATGATGAAGTATTTCACACAGGAAGTCCGAACTTCACGGTTAAATCTCTGA